In one window of Dokdonia sp. PRO95 DNA:
- a CDS encoding 2TM domain-containing protein, with translation MESNNSKYERAKKRVEEEKGFYRHLTVYIVINILLQLFYSGMFFNFDVLGNAPWWVRYTTPFFWGLSLLVHWIYVFKGFRFLTFIKKWEDRKIQEFMNQEEEEFSNRFRENRNS, from the coding sequence ATGGAATCAAATAATAGTAAATATGAACGCGCAAAAAAACGCGTAGAAGAAGAAAAAGGTTTTTATAGACACCTCACGGTTTATATTGTGATTAATATCCTCCTGCAATTATTCTATTCGGGCATGTTTTTTAACTTCGATGTGCTGGGTAATGCCCCGTGGTGGGTACGATATACAACACCTTTTTTCTGGGGATTATCGCTGCTAGTGCATTGGATATATGTTTTTAAAGGCTTTCGATTTTTAACATTTATAAAAAAGTGGGAAGATCGCAAGATTCAAGAGTTTATGAATCAAGAGGAAGAGGAGTTTTCAAACCGCTTTCGCGAAAACAGGAATTCATGA
- a CDS encoding 2TM domain-containing protein: protein METQKEKYQRATEHVQRVRKFYGKIVNAIIVSAVVAAINYYVNEFRNPWILWVIGFSLLGIVIEAIKLYGVNFFLGKGWEKRKIEEHLKKEEQESQSNTLFKN from the coding sequence ATGGAAACACAGAAAGAAAAGTATCAAAGAGCTACAGAACATGTGCAACGTGTTAGAAAATTTTATGGTAAGATTGTCAATGCAATCATTGTCTCGGCAGTGGTAGCAGCCATAAACTACTACGTTAATGAATTTCGCAATCCTTGGATATTGTGGGTAATAGGCTTCTCTTTACTGGGTATCGTTATTGAAGCAATTAAACTATACGGTGTCAACTTTTTTTTAGGCAAAGGTTGGGAGAAAAGGAAAATAGAAGAACACTTAAAAAAAGAAGAACAAGAATCACAGTCTAATACATTATTTAAGAACTAA